TCTGCTGGCAATCTATGCAAAGCTTGAAAGATGGAAGTGTGTATTACCCCCAGTTTTGTTTTAGGGGAGGAGCACTGGGTTACAGGCAGCTTTTAGGATACACACGTATTGATATTGCTTTCAATACTTTAATCAGGAGGAGGgaattaatcattaattagcaCGGAACTTGAAGTTTGCCTCTCTAATATTATCTTAACAAAAGCAATTAACTATAATTTCTGGGTTTTTAATTGATCTGTTTCATTGCTGGAAGATGGATTAATAACTAAGCTAGGTAGGTAGGCTCGTTCTCAAACTGGGCCTGGGTTCCACCACGTGTATCAATAGCCCATCTGCCACTCATCTTCTGCTAAGTGAATAATTGGGACCCAAGAAATGCCAAATGGCCACATAATCTGAAGGGCTTGCCACGTGTTACTTAAGGCCTTTGCCTCTTCTAGCACATCCCGCGTGGCTTCTCAAGCTTTAGCCATGCAAAACTAACTTTGACACGTGTATGTAATTATGGCTGCAACGaataatcgcgtaaaatgattTTCTTCGGACGGATAACCTTTCCTTCTATTATAAGTGGCGTAGTTTAGGCATCGGAATTAGCAAAACAGTTATACAAAGTACAAACCAAAAAATGCAGCAACGAAAGGACGAGCAAGAAGCCACTGCCGCTAAAACTACTCTGCGGTTACTGGAGAAGACGGTGAAAGATATGCTGGTGGACCAGGGGAGACTAGTGGAAGTACCTTACACGGCCACGCTAGGTGACACCATGAACGCATTGGTGGCCAACAAGGTGGTGGCGCTACCGGTTGCTGCGCCTCCAGGGCAATGGATAGGGGCTGGTGGCTCAATGATTTTGGAGTCTGATAAACAGACGGGGGCTGTGCGGAAGCACTACATAGGGATGGTTACCATGCTTGATATTGTGGCATATATTGCTGATGACGATGGTAGTAATGATCAGACAACGGACGTTGCTAATCTTGAGAAGAAGATGATGGTGCCGGTATCGTCGATTATAGGGCGCAGTTTTGAGGGACTTAGCTTATGGACTTTAAACCCAAACACAAAGTACGTATCTCTTTTATAACTTAAGAAACTTAATAGAGGATACTTTTTCCATACATTTCATGGCCAGTGAACTTATGGTAGTTTGTTGACCCGATTGGTGCAGCATTTTGGACTGTATGGAATTGTTTAGCAAGGGAATCCACAGGGCCTTGGTCCCAATGGACAGTCAAATGGAGAACATTCAAGGAGTTGAACTTGTGGAGTCTGCATCCAGCTATAAGATGCTTACACAAATGGACTTGCTGAAATTCCTCAAGGACCATGCCTCTGAATTGGGGGAGATATTATCAAGCAGCATAAAGGAAATAGGTTGCTTAAACCAGAATGTTTACGCCATAACCGATCGTACCAAAGTGATAGATGCCATCAAATGCTTGAGGACTGCTTTGCTCAATGCTGTCCCTATAGTTGAGTCCTCtaatgattttgaagaagatcacCGACAGCTCGTAGATGTAAGTCTCTCTCTTCTCAAGGagtttatttaaatcatttgatTAGGTCAATCCCATTTTCGTAATTCGTGTTAATACCAGGGCGAAGGAAGGAAGCCAATTGGAACATTTTCAGCAACAGATTTGAGGGGTTGCCATCTTTCGGCACTGCAGACATGGTTGCCTCTAAGGGCACTGGAATTCACCGAGCTAGTCTCAAGGAGCCCTTTATTTGCATCCAAGGAGGGGGTGTCGGCGCCAAAGGAAATGGTGAGTTGCCAGCCGCAGGCGGCCCTCGCAGAAGTAATTGAGAAGATCGTATCGAAGCATGTGCACCGAGTGTGGGTGGTTGATGAACAAGGATTACTTGCGGGGCTTGTTTCTCTCACCGATATAGTTGGAGCCCTCAGGGTTTCGTTGTTGTGAAAGATTGACGTCATGTGATCTTCCTAGTCTTGTTGAGAGACGTAAGATCTTAGAATCTTTGTTGTCTGCCTGTGCTTTctgtatattataaaaacttcCTACAAACCTAATTTTATTGTTGGTTAGCTTTTTCCTGTCgtgtatattattttacttacctCACCAAAATATTCATGTGTTTTCAGACTTTTTTTAATCTGACTGagcaattaaataatattttaaatcttaaattacggtttattcaaaataataattcaatttaacatattcaaattaataataataaatggaaTTAGACGCATGAATAAACTCTCATTAGCCTCAAATCctactactactattattatatttaaatttatattttaaactccGACCCAAATAAACTAAAGGGCAGATTTTCTGTTTAATGAATTATTcccaaataaaaatgtaaagacATAAATCCCAATTCCATTATTCTCTTTGCAATTGCTCCTAGTTCAAAAGATGGTCTCTTTCTCCCTATAAAAGAAAGGCTGAGGTTAAATAAAAGTAAGTAAACTAACTCCGAGagaaaacaatatttaattCGGGTTTTCAGGTGCGATTCGGTGGGTTCCAGCATTTCAATCGCGCTGGCGTTTTGATAGATCCGTATAAAAGGTTTTTTGGCCAAATCCCAAATTACAATCGTTTAAACAAACTGAGCAGAGGAAAAATCAAACCCACGATAAATCACCAATGAAatcaaacttttctaaattttaacaaaaacgtTAAAAAAACTAAGTTTTCTCCCTTTTCTGGGATAATTCTCTCACCTACATTTCTTTGGAAACTTTGCCGTTGTAttttttcttccctttccttttatatatatccATCCCGCAGTATCTTCTTCTCATGTTTCGTTCTATTAGCACTGTTAACAACCATGAAACGGGTATCTTCCGCTAATGTTTTCAGTACCATCGCCACAACGACCCTTCTTACCTCTCCTTATAGACCTCCCGATAAGGGTAACTGCAAAAGCAACAACGTTAAAGTTATGGGTAATAAGAAAACAGGCGTTCATGGCAATGTTGCTGATTATCACGTTTTTAATGGCGGCGTTCATTCTGGGAAACCCTCTTTTATGAAGTGGACACTCAATGACGTTGTTAACGTGGTGAGATCTCATCGGATACCCTGTGTTTTCGCGGTGGGGATGGCGTTTTTCATGTACGTGGAGTACACGATCCGGATGGTGCCTCATTCCTCGCCGCCCTTGGACTGGGGGTTCCTCCTCACCCACTCTTTCCATCGCGCGTTGGCTTCGCGGCCGCTACTTAACACGGTTTTAGCAGCTCTTAATACGGTAGTTTaaagcttttaatttttctttaaagatcctttttcttttttcccctttttcttgaatttaatCGCTTGATGTACTTTGAATTTGTTTGCAAtattaagccaaaaaaaaaaaaaaaaggtttgaaCCCACTCCAACTTTGGTTCCATTTATGTTGTGTTTAGGTGTTCGTTCTGATGCAGACAGTTTATATAGTATGGGCATGGGTAATCGAGGGTCGGCCAAGGGCTACAATCTCTGCTTTGTTCATGTTTACATGTCGTGGGATTCTTGGTTGCTCAACGCAGCTCCCATTACCTCAGGTTAATActccatttttatgtttttcccttttccagtttttgttttatctttttttgGGCTAAGATAGCACTgtcttttatcttcttttttttttttttgtgtgtgtgtgtgtgtgtagaCATGAAATCGAGACTTTATTTTATAGATATTAATTTGATTGTAAATTGGCTGATGAATGGCAGGAATTTTTAGGGTCTGGGGTAGATTTTCCAGTAGGGAATGTGtcgtttttccttttcttctcagGGCACGTAGCCGGAGCAGTGATTGCATCGTTAGACATGAGACGAATGCAGAGACGGGGAATGGCTTGGTTATTTGACATTCTCAATGTGCTTCAATCACTCAGGCTGTTAGCTACCAGGGGTCACTATACTATTGATTTGGCTGTTGGCCTTGGTGCtggaattttatttgattttcttgcTGGTAAATATGAACAAAGCAAGACAACGAAAACGTCCACTTTCTCTCGTTCCATGAAAGAGATTTGTTAACCCTTCACTCTTTTAATGATTTCCGGATTTAGATGCTACTCAGCAAgcttcatatatgtatatattttctatCATACTGTAAACATTATCATCTGGCATTGGTAAATGGCAAACACAAAACTCTCGCaaattaaaaattccaaaaattaaatataccaaTACCAAACATATATCTATTTTGATATTTCGAGTATGGTAACATAATTATTAAAGGGTCCGAAAACGATGGGATTTTGAGTGGTACCTATCACCGACCGTGTGGCCGAAAAGGGTCGAGTTGAGACGGAAAGAATGACCAAGTTGTTGCCATTCCTCGCACGCTTTTGCGGCTGTTTTTAACTTCGCTAGACAAAGAACTCAACTTGGCAAGATAGGAGGATAACTTTGCTTGGATAGGGAGAGAGAGGAGACCTACAAAAATATGTAAACCATGGCAACTAGATTAGTTAAAACAAGTAAAGggctaaaacaaacaaaacctGACTACAAAAGTATATGGATGTCGTTTCACCACATCTCTTCTAATCTAAACAAGCAACAAATACCACCTTCCTTTTTCTATTATCCACAATTTCTTCCCGCATTTTAAAAGACTATATAATTTGACAATAAccccaaaatcttcaaatttcgGCTTTAGCTACAAACCGACCATGGCTTCTATAAAACCCAGTTTTTCTTTTGAACCCACTAATTGAGTCGACACCATAATGGCTTTAATCATATCTGCATTGTTAAAGCCCAACTCCTTACCTTTTTCACTTCTTCAAAGAGTAACACCAACAGCCAAAACTAGACGTTTCTCTTGCAAAGTCCTAAACTCTGGCCATCCAGACTCggaattaaatcaaatacagAGAAAGCAGAGTCCTTTGGGCTCAAGTTTGGTAACTCAATTACGTAGGAGTTACAGCAATGGGGAAGTGTCGGCTTTGGCTAATAGGGTGTCAGTTGTAGCAAAAGAACCAGACCATGATTTGAAAACCCAGGGTAGAATTTTGTTCTCTGATGTGGTGGTGCAAAAGAGGAGGGAAGTGTTTTGGAGGGGAAATTGGAACGCTTTGGATATAGCCTCTGCAGGTATTGTCTTGGCCATGCATTTACTCAGCCTTTGCGCACCTTTTTACTTCAATTGGCCTGCTTTTTGGCTTGCTGCTGGACTCTATTTGGTATCTGGACTGGGGATTACATTGTCTTTCCATAGAAATCTTTCTCATAGAAGCTTCAAGCTTCCGAAATGGCTGGAGTACTTGTTTGCTTATTGTGGAGTACAAGCACTTCAGGTCTGTTCTTTTCAATTCCTTGAGAAATACTTCCATGCGAATGGCAATCTCATTTGATTGTTGGTTTGGGGATTTCAGGGGAATCCAATTGATTGGGTTAGCACACACAGGTACCACCACCAATTTTGTGATTCTGAGAGAGACCCCCATAGCCCCATTGAAGGGTTTTGGTTTAGCCACATGAACTGGCTCTTCGATACCAGCACTGTAATTGAAAAGGTACGTCTATTTCTCTATCTCTTCCTCAAACATGTAAggtctcatatatatatatatatatatatatatatatattcattgtTTTGTATCAATGGAACATTTACAGCGTGGAGATTCAACCAATGTTGGGGATTTAGAGAAGCAACCCTTCTACAGGTTCCTTCAAAGTACCTATATCCTTCATCCAATCGCACTTGGAGCTTTGCTATATGCTCTTGGTGGGTTCCCATTCCTAGTCTGGGGAATGGTAAGCATGTTCCTCAATTTCTCTATCATTCTATATTTTGAGGATTAGCctattttgtttgattagtGGGCCTTCCACTTGCCACAGAGCTAGTGGACCTACTTTCACGTGAACAGAACATAGCCCAAAATGACAGAAAGTTGAGAAAGCAAAGCATGCTAAATTCTAGCTTGTGGACTGGATCAGAAGCTGGAAAAGTCTTATCCACTTGATTCTTTAAGCTCTGCCATGCTTATATTGATGAAGTTTCGACAGTTTAACCAAAACAtaacaaaagaataaataaGAGTACATTTAAGAACAGTACAAGGCTAACGCTGTAAGAATCTTGAGGTTGAGGTTGAGGTTGTCATGCCTGTTGTGTTACATTTTGATTAGTAAGAATGAAGATGAAACAAATTTGGGTTGGAGCAgtttctataaaatttaattttccacATGTGAAACGTGCATTAGTGAAGAGACATAAGCTCATCTGCATGCGTTGACATGAAACAATTGGCAGGGTGTGAGGACAATATGGGTATACCACATCACTTGGCTTGTAAATTCAGCTTCCCATGTGTGGGGGAGGCAAGCATGGAATACTGGTGATCTGTCCAAGAACAATTGGTACTTTTACTGACTTCCCTCgctcatatatatttatacatatatatggtTCTTGTCTGTTGATATCTTTTTATCAAGGTAGTGGTAAAGAATGTTTTCTTTCAGGTGGGTGGCATTGCTTGCATTCGGAGAAGGTTGGCACAATAATCACCATGCATTTGAATACTCAGCCCGACATGGTCTGGAGTGGTGGCAGCTGGATTTGACATGGTATGTAATCAAGTTTCTTCAAGTTGTTGGAGTAGCAACTGAGATTAAGCTACCTTCTCAACTTCACAAGCAAAAGATGGCTTTCAACAACTGAGGTGTCTCTATTGGAAACCCTTCTATTCTAATCTTCAGGGCCTCAGGCCTTCATTTAAAGGAGCTTGCTTAACAATGATGACCCTTAGCTGTGAACTAGATTTTTTCACTCTTTACCTGAATTCAAGTTCCATTATCAACAGCCTACCCCCAAAGTTCTTAAGGCTTGAAACTGCAACATTTCGCTGTGTTTGTTGAGACCTGTTGCAATAAATATAAAGGTTGAACCAtagttaatttataaatttgattctTTTCATTGTTAAtaagtatttattatttattattataaagttTTTATGCCTGCAATTATCATAATTAATTCCAGGCgatcgtaaatattaaaattattaggagattaaaaatcaaaagactaatctgaatttaacattaaaattaggTATGGATGAATTgtgaatatttattatattaggAATACAGCCTCGCTATGCATGACTTGTCTTTtcagtattatttatttaataattaaaattataaaataaatgttcaatatatcaaattttattatttttatttttaagattttaactttttaattatatggtttttttataatttaggaatttagaTTTATGggtagaatttttattttactaaacgcaaaataatgtttaataatttttgataataatatttaatacttttttgaaagtatttttaattttattaagaaatgaaatatttaagtATACA
This sequence is a window from Gossypium raimondii isolate GPD5lz chromosome 5, ASM2569854v1, whole genome shotgun sequence. Protein-coding genes within it:
- the LOC105771138 gene encoding SNF1-related protein kinase regulatory subunit gamma-like PV42a produces the protein MQQRKDEQEATAAKTTLRLLEKTVKDMLVDQGRLVEVPYTATLGDTMNALVANKVVALPVAAPPGQWIGAGGSMILESDKQTGAVRKHYIGMVTMLDIVAYIADDDGSNDQTTDVANLEKKMMVPVSSIIGRSFEGLSLWTLNPNTNILDCMELFSKGIHRALVPMDSQMENIQGVELVESASSYKMLTQMDLLKFLKDHASELGEILSSSIKEIGCLNQNVYAITDRTKVIDAIKCLRTALLNAVPIVESSNDFEEDHRQLVDGEGRKPIGTFSATDLRGCHLSALQTWLPLRALEFTELVSRSPLFASKEGVSAPKEMVSCQPQAALAEVIEKIVSKHVHRVWVVDEQGLLAGLVSLTDIVGALRVSLL
- the LOC105765980 gene encoding phosphatidylcholine:diacylglycerol cholinephosphotransferase 1; protein product: MKRVSSANVFSTIATTTLLTSPYRPPDKGNCKSNNVKVMGNKKTGVHGNVADYHVFNGGVHSGKPSFMKWTLNDVVNVVRSHRIPCVFAVGMAFFMYVEYTIRMVPHSSPPLDWGFLLTHSFHRALASRPLLNTVLAALNTVFVLMQTVYIVWAWVIEGRPRATISALFMFTCRGILGCSTQLPLPQEFLGSGVDFPVGNVSFFLFFSGHVAGAVIASLDMRRMQRRGMAWLFDILNVLQSLRLLATRGHYTIDLAVGLGAGILFDFLAGKYEQSKTTKTSTFSRSMKEIC
- the LOC105770835 gene encoding palmitoyl-monogalactosyldiacylglycerol delta-7 desaturase, chloroplastic encodes the protein MALIISALLKPNSLPFSLLQRVTPTAKTRRFSCKVLNSGHPDSELNQIQRKQSPLGSSLVTQLRRSYSNGEVSALANRVSVVAKEPDHDLKTQGRILFSDVVVQKRREVFWRGNWNALDIASAGIVLAMHLLSLCAPFYFNWPAFWLAAGLYLVSGLGITLSFHRNLSHRSFKLPKWLEYLFAYCGVQALQGNPIDWVSTHRYHHQFCDSERDPHSPIEGFWFSHMNWLFDTSTVIEKRGDSTNVGDLEKQPFYRFLQSTYILHPIALGALLYALGGFPFLVWGMGVRTIWVYHITWLVNSASHVWGRQAWNTGDLSKNNWWVALLAFGEGWHNNHHAFEYSARHGLEWWQLDLTWYVIKFLQVVGVATEIKLPSQLHKQKMAFNN